A single region of the Diadema setosum chromosome 14, eeDiaSeto1, whole genome shotgun sequence genome encodes:
- the LOC140237981 gene encoding neuromedin-U receptor 2-like translates to MNWTSPSPSTSALIEDALSSDEIANSTLGAMDDQPQFEQRITLEVLQLYIYSYVDKLLVTVAMPIIFIIGVIGNTSVIVVFFRIKTMRTVTNHYLINLAIADLLFFLSAVPQFWILYASSPVFADYKNISLPYCKFSMFGTDVGIIVSGLTVILVTLERYVAICWPHKFKQLSTRPRAILVCGLIWLFTSLYKIPTLVFSNLYTITLIWPETNITKYEEYPRTKVECSYCLPRAHKPCDRFRFSLTVDQFLLLMVIPVTMVLYTLIVLQLQRLTKTSSLRGSAGSSSTRMKKQVVRMLIVTITVYIICITPFRLLNLFDIYQYMLPANITWVLVNTARIMMYTNSAVNPIIYNIMSDRYRHAFRDTFLCCIPGYMNVNGEASSDRKSKYTNNASTRFEYERSTR, encoded by the coding sequence ATGAATTGGACCAGTCCTTCTCCAAGCACCTCGGCCCTGATCGAGGATGCCCTTTCCAGCGATGAAATCGCAAACAGCACTCTGGGGGCGATGGACGATCAGCCGCAGTTCGAGCAAAGGATCACCCTGGAGGTCCTGCAGCTCTACATCTACTCCTATGTCGACAAGCTCCTCGTCACGGTGGCCATGCCGATCATATTCATCATCGGCGTCATCGGCAACACGTCCGTGATCGTGGTCTTTTTCCGAATCAAGACCATGCGAACGGTGACCAATCACTACCTGATCAACCTTGCCATCGCGGATCTGCTCTTCTTCCTCTCGGCCGTGCCGCAGTTCTGGATTCTCTACGCATCGAGCCCCGTGTTCGCAGACTACAAGAACATCAGCCTCCCGTACTGCAAGTTTTCGATGTTTGGAACGGACGTCGGTATCATTGTGTCGGGACTGACTGTAATCTTGGTCACGCTGGAGCGCTACGTCGCCATATGTTGGCCACACAAGTTCAAGCAGTTGAGCACGAGACCTCGCGCCATATTGGTTTGTGGCCTGATATGGCTCTTTACTtccctctacaaaattccgacCCTCGTATTTAGTAATCTATACACAATCACTCTGATCTGGCCCGAAACGAATATAACCAAATACGAGGAATATCCCAGGACTAAAGTAGAATGTTCGTACTGCCTACCGAGGGCACATAAGCCTTGCGATCGTTTCCGATTCTCGTTGACAGTGGACcagtttcttcttcttatgGTCATACCTGTCACAATGGTTCTCTATACCTTGATAGTGCTCCAGCTACAGCGCCTTACCAAGACTTCGTCTCTGCGTGGGTCGGCCGGGAGTTCCTCTACGCGAATGAAGAAACAGGTTGTGCGCATGCTCATTGTTACAATTACCGTGTACATAATCTGTATAACACCGTTTCGTCTGCTCAACCTCTTCGACATCTACCAGTACATGCTTCCGGCAAACATCACGTGGGTACTCGTCAACACGGCGCGAATCATGATGTACACCAATTCAGCGGTTAATCCCATTATCTATAATATCATGAGCGACCGTTACCGGCATGCGTTCCGCGATACATTCCTGTGCTGTATTCCTGGATACATGAACGTAAACGGGGAAGCATCGAGTGACAGAAAATCAAAGTACACAAACAATGCGAGCACTAGGTTTGAATACGAGAGGTCGACGAGATAG